One genomic window of Cygnus atratus isolate AKBS03 ecotype Queensland, Australia chromosome 16, CAtr_DNAZoo_HiC_assembly, whole genome shotgun sequence includes the following:
- the LPIN3 gene encoding phosphatidate phosphatase LPIN3, translating into MNYVGQLAETVFVTVKELYRGLNPATLTGCIDVIVVRQPDNSFQCSPFHVRFGKLGVLHSKEKVVDIEINGEPVDLHMKLGDNGEAFFVQESEENERSNPSCLCTSPIPMEESPESATQPSHGQEAPSAEVALRRRRRYRRKPKRKEVTGPAPGGCEDARGEVSVEELLKLPAPDDSVYFSFTDLPEEETGSLQAQEVHPYSDGELASMDSPAPSHLSSPRSDSELEIGPQESFALGAESHMQWAWGRLPRVNKSEWVEPAKSTKTATTTVSVTPVPVDERTHFLAISEGLGGGSCPAGPQDPPCSSAVLADEPTLMPKEGIGPPGLMDNPSAMGAESSSGATSAPQEEQKGGERVVLRAQPDVESSEGAAVLSQVGLESCEPQQRQGSIKRSPHVGPSDLYLEDLSNLDEEQVALYFPRSEVEQPSKPVADPSIPFCVQLPSDVPAESPMESGSDVMPAIALSLCGGLGGSRQISREKFMEHIISYQEFAENPGLLDDPNLVILINKKYYNWAVAAPMVLSLQAFQRNIPEHTIDRLVKEKMPKRGSRWWFSWRRREFPAEEQQSRPGKANVGTLQPKSAQQRQEEEGSSSDEEPLHPGDALATATSAQKSLPTYKKSLRLSSEQIGRLNLQDGPNEVAFSVTTQYQGTCRCEATIYLWNWDDKVVISDIDGTITKSDALGHILPHLGKDWTHQGIAKLFHKIHLNGYKFLYCSARAIGMAHITKGYLKWVNEQGCALPKGPILLAPSSLFSAFHREVIEKKPEVFKIACLTDIQNLFATKLPFYAAFGNRATDVYAYRQVGLPESRIFVVNPKGELVQGLVRNHKSTYERLSEVVELIFPPLGQRGSIALACPEYSHFAYWRPPLPAVDSEAFS; encoded by the exons ATGAACTACGTGGGGCAGCTTGCTGAGACTGTCTTCGTCACTGTGAAGGAGCTGTACCGGGGGCTGAACCCTGCCACCCTGACGGGCTGCATCGATGTGATCGTGGTGAGGCAGCCTGATAACTCCTTCCAGTGCTCCCCTTTCCATGTGCGCTTCGGGAAGCTGGGTGTGCTGCACTCCAAGGAGAAGGTG GTTGACATCGAAATCAATGGGGAGCCTGTGGACCTGCACATGAAGCTGGGTGACAATGGCGAGGCCTTCTTTGTCCAGGAGTCTGAGGAGAATGAG AGGAGCAACCCATCCTGCCTCTGCACGTCTCCCATCCCCATGGAGGAGAGCCCAGAGAGTGCCACTCAACCCTCTCATGGCCAGGAGGCCCCGAGCGCTGAGGTGGCCCTGCGCAGGAGGAGGCGATACAGGAGGAAGCCCAAGAGGAAGGAGGTGACGGGCCCCGCTCCGGGAGGCTGCGAGGATGCCAGGGGCGAGGTGTCTGTGGAGGAGCTGCTCAAGCTGCCAGCCCCCGA tgattcagtgtatttttccttcactgatCTCCCCGAAGAAGAAACCGGGTCACTGCAGGCGCAGGAGGTCCACCCTTACTCTGATGGGGAGCTAGCCTCCATGGACAG CCCAGCCCCGAGCCATCTGTCTTCTCCCAGAAGTGACTCCGAGCTGGAGATTGGGCCACAGGAGAGTTTTGCCCTAGGGGCTGAATCCCATATGCAGTGGGCCTGGGGACGGCTCCCTCGG GTGAATAAATCAGAATGGGTTGAACCAGCCAAGTCCACAAAGACTGCAACAACCACTGTCTCTGTGACACCAGTGCCAGTGGATGAGAGAACCCATTTTCTTGCTATCTCTGAAGGTCTGGGAGGAGGTTCATGCCCAGCAGGACCTCAGGACCCACCTTGTTcctctgcagtgctggctgATGAGCCAACACTCATGCCTAAGGAAGGCATCGGCCCTCCTGGACTGATGGATAACCCCAGTGCCATGGGGGCAGAGAGCTCATCAGGTGCCACCTCTGCCCCACaagaggagcagaagggagGTGAGAGGGTTGTGCTGAGAGCTCAGCCAGATGTGGAGTCCTCTGAGGGAGCTGCTGTCCTGAGCCAGGTGGGCTTGGAGAGCTGTGAGCCCCAGCAGAGACAAG GATCCATCAAAAGAAGCCCTCACGTGGGTCCCAGTGATCTTTACCTTGAAGACCTCTCTAACCTGGATGAGGAGCAGGTGGCTCTCTATTTCCCCAGGAG TGAGGTGGAGCAACCTTCAAAGCCTGTTGCAGACCCCAGCATCCCTTTCTGTGTCCAGCTGCCGTCAGATGTACCTGCTGAAAGCCCCATGGAATCTGGCTCTGATGTGATGCCTGCAATTGCCCTGTCACTGTGTGGAGGCCttgggggcagcaggcagatTTCTCGTG AGAAGTTCATGGAGCACATCATCTCCTACCAGGAGTTTGCTGAGAATCCAGGGCTCCTCGATGACCCCAACCTGGTGATCCTGATCAACAAGAA GTATTACAACTGGGCAGTGGCTGCTCCCATGGTCTTGTCCCTGCAGGCTTTCCAGAGGAACATTCCTGAG CACACCATTGACCGACTGGTGAAGGAGAAGATGCCTAAGAGAGGCAGCAGGTGGTGGTTCTCCTGGAGGAGGCGAGAGTTCCCAGCAGAGGAG CAGCAGTCAAGGCCAGGGAAGGCTAATGTGGGGACACTGCAGCCCAAGTCTGCTCAGCAGAG gcaggaggaggaggggtcCTCCAGTGACGAGGAGCCCCTGCACCCAGGGGATGCACTAGCAACAGCTACCTCTGCACAGAAATCTCTGCCAACCTACAAGAAATCCCTGAGGCTGTCATCGGAACAAATT GGGAGGCTGAACCTGCAGGACGGCCCCAATGAGGTGGCGTTCAGTGTGACAACTCAGTACCAGGGCACGTGCCGCTGTGAGGCCACTATCTACCTGTGGAACTGGGATGACAAGGTGGTGATCTCTGACATCGATGGCACCATCACCAA gTCGGATGCTCTTGGCCACATCCTACCGCATCTGGGGAAAGACTGGACTCATCAGGGGATAGCCAAGCTCTTCCACAAAATCCACCT GAATGGCTACAAGTTCCTCTACTGCTCAGCCAGGGCCATCGGCATGGCGCACATCACCAAAGGCTACCTCAAATGGGTCAAcgagcagggctgtgccctcCCCAAAGGCCCCATCCTGCTTGCCCCCAGCAgcctcttctctgctttccacaG GGAGGTGATTGAGAAGAAGCCAGAGGTGTTCAAGATTGCCTGCCTGACAGACATCCAAAACCTGTTTGCCACGAAGCTGCCCTTCTACGCGGCCTTTGGGAACAGAGCCACT GATGTCTATGCGTACAGGCAAGTGGGCCTGCCCGAGAGCCGCATATTTGTGGTCAACCCGAAGGGAGAGCTGGTCCAGGGGCTCGTGCGGAACCACAAGTCAAC GTACGAGCGGCTGTCAGAGGTGGTGGAGCTGATCTTCCCCCCCCTGGGGCAGAGGGGGAGCATCGCTCTGGCGTGCCCCGAGTACAGCCACTTCGCCTACTGGAGGCCTCCCCTGCCTGCTGTGGACTCGGAGGCCTTCTCCTGA
- the EMILIN3 gene encoding EMILIN-3: protein MRRALRRGALLACISLGTLLALADAKGVFYPPAAPLPYGGRYSLYTAGSSPQLGPGKPVGKHKSYCAYVVQRNVTCVLQDGAESYVKAEYHKCSWGPKCPGKVLYRTFFRPKYKIGYKTVTELAWRCCPGFLGEGCHDSPTDQPGLLPQHPSPKMPPGQKMFPIPRVPPHPKSHPDLFAGPKKNQYGRKLPGLFGDRLERLEEEVRRLSQSYDSLHTMVSSLGDRLRLAIQDDTTKMIGSLMNSPGMPDSTVGFGIIPDGLVDAADKADVAAFPPVGEILTKVTEVSDVLKSKADLLHEVRGMVLDHDGQIKHLLESARPSPLTSIDLLEEYVDTRLSTLRGELLDGFEKKLGKIQTTCDFRIQEVRQQCEEEKAANLRLQQTLDGKELEIKKEISQLETQIQGLTVVESCCSNLDYLTDRMNILEKGLHSISESQKNLHSQLDGEISTVTLGNLFEGRFEDLEARLNATERETGSCCSGIEDSMRGTVVAEVDGMRTAFEDKMQTLEDRFMTIVGELNNVSAPAGMDGAVVPMLEGELAGMKKRTDEKLEVLQSRLVTLESTCSSGCTSASRDVETFRTEIEDCQNRNQDLLLRMDSNYDLLRKLNATILEIQRRIEEEAAGALQGEITLLKINLNTVSKSLTGLKDSVSQYSDTMTHINSSLDEHERKIEDEVHSIQEKVNDQGSQLFFSNRRVLNLKGDLERLKARIVSDLSSCRSVAQDLQQEVAHFDERVARVERVCGRLGAVTGSLDGIRDGLEKHTGSLWDYMDRMNGTLAAHSQEITGLKDNLLDCQAKVSELAEQVGHLEEQAKRKQH from the exons ATGCGGCGGGCGCTGCGCCGCGGGGCTCTGCTCGCCTGCATCTCCCTGGGGACGCTGCTGGCCCTCGCTGATGCCAAGGGGGTTTTCtacccccccgccgcccccctgcCCTACGGCGGCAGGTACAGCCTCTACACGGCCGGCTCCAGCCCGCAGCTCGGCCCCGGGAAGCCCGTGGGCAAGCACAA GAGCTACTGCGCCTACGTGGTGCAGCGCAATGTCACCTGCGTGCTGCAGGACGGCGCCGAGAGCTACGTCAAGGCCGAGTACCACAAGTGCAGCTGGGGACCCAAGTGCCCAGGGAAAGTGCT GTACCGCACCTTCTTCAGACCCAAATACAAGATTGGCTACAAGACAGTGACCGAGCTGGCCTGGAGGTGCTGCCCAGGCTTCCTGGGAGAAGGGTGCCACGACAGCCCGACCGACCAGCCcggcctcctgccccagcatccCAGCCCTAAAATGCCACCTGGGCAGAAGATGTTTCCGATCCCCAGAGTTCCTCCCCATCCAAAAAGCCACCCTGACCTGTTTGCAGGACCCAAGAAGAATCAATACG GCAGGAAGCTGCCTGGGCTCTTTGGGGACCGCCTGGAGcggctggaggaggaggtgaggcGCCTGTCCCAGTCCTATGACAGCCTGCACACCATGGTGAGCAGCCTAGGGGACCGCCTGCGCCTGGCCATCCAGGACGACACCACCAAGATGATCGGCTCACTGATGAACAGCCCGGGCATGCCTGACTCCACGGTGGGCTTCGGCATCATCCCCGATGGCCTGGTGGACGCAGCGGACAAAGCCGACGTCGCCGCATTCCCTCCGGTGGGGGAGATCCTGACCAAGGTGACGGAGGTGAGCGACGTGCTGAAATCCAAGGCGGATTTGCTCCACGAGGTTCGCGGCATGGTCCTGGACCACGACGGGCAGATCAAGCACCTGCTGGAGTCGGCCCGGCCCTCGCCCCTCACCTCCATCGACCTGCTGGAGGAGTACGTGGACACGCGGCTGAGCACCCTGCGTGGAGAGCTGCTTGATGGCTTTGAGAAGAAGCTGGGCAAGATCCAGACCACGTGTGATTTCCGGATCCAAGAGGTGCGGCAGCAGTGCGAGGAGGAGAAAGCCGCCAACCTGCGGCTGCAGCAGACGCTGGACGGGAAGGAGCTGGAGATCAAGAAGGAGATCTCCCAGCTGGAGACCCAGATCCAAGGGCTGACGGTggtggagagctgctgcagcaaccTCGACTACCTCACTGATCGCATGAACATCCTGGAGAAGGGCCTTCACAGCATCTCGGAGTCCCAGAAGAACCTGCATTCACAGCTGGACGGAGAAATCTCCACTGTCACCTTGGGGAACCTCTTTGAAGGGCGCTTTGAGGACCTGGAAGCCAGACTCAACGCCACAGAGAGGGAAACAGGGAGCTGTTGCTCCGGTATAGAGGACAGCATGAGAGGCACAGTGGTAGCAGAGGTGGATGGCATGAGGACTGCCTTTGAGGACAAAATGCAGACCCTGGAGGACAGGTTCATGACCATCGTGGGGGAGCTGAACAACGTCAGTGCTCCCGCGGGCATGGACGGAGCGGTGGTGCCCATGCTGGAGGGGGAGCTTGCTGGCATGAAGAAGCGCACGGACGAGaagctggaggtgctgcagagTCGCCTCGTCACGCTGGAGAGCACCTGTTCCTCGGGCTGCACCTCCGCCTCCAGAGACGTGGAGACCTTCCGGACGGAGATCGAGGACTGCCAGAACAGGAACCAGGACCTGCTCCTCCGGATGGACAGCAACTACGACCTCCTGCGCAAGCTGAATGCCACCATCCTGGAGATCCAGCGGCGAAtcgaggaggaggcggcgggggctcTGCAAGGAGAGATCACCTTGCTGAAGATCAACCTGAACACCGTGAGCAAGTCCCTGACGGGGCTCAAGGACTCCGTCTCGCAGTACTCGGACACCATGACGCACATCAACTCCTCGCTGGATGAGCACGAGCGCAAGATCGAGGACGAGGTCCACTCCATCCAGGAGAAAGTCAACGACCAAGGCTCGCAGCTCTTCTTCAGCAACCGGCGAGTCCTGAACCTCAAGGGAGACCTGGAGCGACTCAAAGCCCGGATCGTCAGCGAcctgagctcctgcaggagcGTGGCCCAggacctgcagcaggaggtggcacACTTTGACGAGCGGGTGGCGCGGGTGGAGAGGGTCTGCGGCAGGCTGGGCGCTGTCACAGGAAGCCTGGACGGCATCAGGGACGGACTGGAGAAACACACGGGCAGCCTGTGGGACTACATGGACCGTATGAACGGGACCCTGGCTGCCCACTCTCAGGAAATAACGGGGCTGAAGGACAACCTGCTTGACTGCCAAGCCAAGGTCTCAGAGCTGGCGGAGCAGGTCGGCCACCTGGAAGAGCAGGCGAAGAGGAAGCAGCATTAG